Proteins from one Triticum aestivum cultivar Chinese Spring chromosome 7A, IWGSC CS RefSeq v2.1, whole genome shotgun sequence genomic window:
- the LOC123154519 gene encoding myb family transcription factor MPH1 — MRGFERRGVRQYNRSDEPRMRWTEELHRQFIEAVNCLGGQDEATPKRILQLMGAKGVSISHVKSHLQMYRSSSSNSTCNGTPNASVDRRGDQRVVDGPWNGHRNGNGMGVASERIDDASSYPVPSHGHRSPAYQIPSIEDVFRSWEQSRGRLPWNSSMPSEKATGWACHADRSTRQKQQQQQQTAAGCDLTLSIGRWEAEAASSDADFSSMTTEEAVAPARDRGAGDHRRSASVTGLDLDLNLDLAISSSCL, encoded by the exons ATGAGAGGATTTGAGAGGAGAGGCGTCCGGCAGTACAACCGGTCCGACGAGCCGCGGATGCGGTGGACGGAGGAGCTGCACCGGCAGTTCATCGAAGCTGTCAATTGCCTCGGCGGCCAGGACG AGGCAACGCCGAAGCGTATTCTTCAGCTGATGGGCGCCAAGGGAGTCAGCATATCTCACGTCAAGAGCCATCTCCAGATGTACAGATCAAGCTCTAGCAACTCCACCTGCAACGGTACACCCAATGCGTCCGTGGATCGCCGTGGAGACCAGCGTGTTGTTGACGGGCCATGGAATGGCCACAGGAACGGGAATGGCATGGGGGTGGCTTCGGAGAGGATCGACGACGCTTCATCTTACCCCGTGCCTTCCCATGGCCACCGCTCGCCGGCGTACCAAAT ACCGTCGATCGAAGACGTTTTCAGGAGCTGGGAGCAGAGTAGAGGGCGGCTGCCGTGGAACTCCAGCATGCCATCAGAGAAG GCGACCGGCTGGGCATGTCACGCTGACAGAAGCACACgtcagaagcagcagcagcagcagcagacggcgGCGGGGTGTGACCTGACGCTGTCGATTGGCCggtgggaggcggaggcggcgagcAGTGATGCTGACTTCTCGAGCATGACCACCGAGGAGGCCGTCGCACCAGCAAGGGATCGAGGAGCCGGCGATCACCGTCGCTCCGCCTCCGTCACCGGCCTGGACCTCGACCTGAACCTCGACTTGGCCATCTCATCCTCTTGTCTGTGA